AAGGAATTGACGGTGGAAGACGCCGTTCGCAACGCCCTGGAAAATCATCCGAGCATCAAGCAGGCGAGAGAGCGAGTCGGCGCGCAGGCGGCGGTGCTGCGGCAGCAGTTTGCGGCTTACTATCCGACGATCACCATCAAAAACACCTTTACCGACAACACCGATACAGGGTTGAGAAGCACCGATGTGGACAAGCAGGAGGTGGAAATCTCGCCCACGTTTAACTTCATTCTCTATAACTTCGGCAAGCGCGAGGGAACGGTTCAGGCGGCGCGAGAGACGCTGAGCGCCACTCAGTATAATTTAAAAACGAGCGCCGATTCGGTCGTCCTCGGGGTCAAGCAGGCCTATTACTCGTATCTTCAATCGATAGCTTTGGTGCGCGTCCGGGAAGAGACGGTCCGGGACCGGGAGTTGATCGTGCGCCAGGCGCAGGCGTTTTATGACGTGGGGACAAGGGCCAAGATCGACTTAGTCAGGGCGCAGTCGAACCTGTTCAGCGCCCAATCCGATCTGATCGCCGCGCAAAACACCATGAGAGTCTCTTGGGTCACGCTCAAGAATGCCATGGGACTGCCGGACCTTCCGGAACAGTCAGTCACTACGGTAACGGCCGATCAGGTCGAAAAATTTTCCGTGACGACGTTTCCACTCAATCTCGAACAGGCCAGATCTCAGTCGTTCGATATACGGCCGGAGCTGCTAAGCTTCAAAGCGCAGTTGAGAGCCCAAGACCAGGTCATTGCAACGAACCGGAGAGGGCACTTGCCGGACTTGACCCTGGACGCGAATGCCGGGTGGAGCAACGTGAGCGGCGACTCCTCTTGTCCAACCAGGCTGATCAATGATCCAACTACTAATGTTGTAACATCGAGGAGAACCTGCACGACTCCCCGACCTCTTTTCCCCTTAGACTCAAGCTGGCAGGTTCAACTTAGCTTGACCATCCCCGTCTTCGACGGCTTCCGAACCACGAACAAAGTTGCGGAGTCCGTGCGCACTTACTACGCCGTCAAGGCCCAGGCGGAGCAGCAAAGACAGCAAGTTGCCTTGGAGGTCGAACAAGGCTATGCTAACCTCGTCAGCGCTCAAGAGAGGATCAAAGCGACGAGAGCAGCGGAACAAGCCGCCAGAGAAAATCTCGAGTTGGCCAACGGCCGCTATCAAGTCGGCGTCGGCTCGATCATCGAAGTGACCGACGCGCAAGCCTTATACGTCAGCGCGGAGGTCGATTACGTCAATTCCCTTTACAATTATAAGATTGCGGAGGCGCAGCTCTTGAGAGCGGTCGGCACGCCGTAACTGTCGTATCGGTGGCGATCCTGCGAAGACAAACTCTATGAAACGGTACGCTTGGCTGGCAGTGATTCTCATAGCCGTCGCCGCAGTCGTCGGTTACGGGCAATTGACCTCCGGGACGGGGAAGAAACCGGAATCCGAAAGGAGATCCGGCGGCAGGGGATCGGAAGGCCGCCAGAGTGTGCCGGTGACGGTCGCGCTCGTGAGCCAGAAGAACATGCCCGTGCAACTCGAGGCCGTTGGATCCGTGGAAGCTTTTTCTACCGTGTCCATAAGGACTCAGGTCACCGGCACGATCACCCAAGTTCATTTTAAAGAGGGCCAAGACGTGAAGCAGGGAGATCTGCTTTTCACCATCGATACAAGGCCGTTTGAGGCCGCCCTCAAGCAGGCCGAGGCCAACCTGGCACGGGACGCGGCGGTTTTGGCGAATGCCCGCGAGCAGGCGCGGCGCTATGCGGAGCTGGTGAAGAAGCAGTATGTCTCTCAGGAACAATACGATCAGGTCAAAACCAATTCCGACGCTCTCGAAGGTTCGGTGGACGCGGATAAGGCCGCAATTGAAAATGCAAAGGTTCAACTCAGTTACTGCCGCATTTATTCTCCCGTGACCGGCCGGACCGGGGGC
This DNA window, taken from Candidatus Binatia bacterium, encodes the following:
- a CDS encoding TolC family protein, with translation MPGFRFALAALFSLLAIGGNPGRSLAAEAPAPPVGEQIELKREAAGKELTVEDAVRNALENHPSIKQARERVGAQAAVLRQQFAAYYPTITIKNTFTDNTDTGLRSTDVDKQEVEISPTFNFILYNFGKREGTVQAARETLSATQYNLKTSADSVVLGVKQAYYSYLQSIALVRVREETVRDRELIVRQAQAFYDVGTRAKIDLVRAQSNLFSAQSDLIAAQNTMRVSWVTLKNAMGLPDLPEQSVTTVTADQVEKFSVTTFPLNLEQARSQSFDIRPELLSFKAQLRAQDQVIATNRRGHLPDLTLDANAGWSNVSGDSSCPTRLINDPTTNVVTSRRTCTTPRPLFPLDSSWQVQLSLTIPVFDGFRTTNKVAESVRTYYAVKAQAEQQRQQVALEVEQGYANLVSAQERIKATRAAEQAARENLELANGRYQVGVGSIIEVTDAQALYVSAEVDYVNSLYNYKIAEAQLLRAVGTP